A part of Carettochelys insculpta isolate YL-2023 chromosome 1, ASM3395843v1, whole genome shotgun sequence genomic DNA contains:
- the OPN1SW gene encoding short-wave-sensitive opsin 1, producing MSGEEDFYLFANVSSVGPWDGPQYHIAPAWAFHFQTAFMGLVFLAGAPLNALVLLLTLKYKQLRQPLNYMLVNICLGGFVFCCCSVFMVFVASSQGYFVFGRQACALEAFLGSVAGLVTGWSLAFLAVERYLVICKPLGSFRFTSRHALLAVAATWAIGVGVSIPPYFGWSRFIPEGLQCSCGPDWYTVGTKYRSESYAWFLFISCFIVPLSLICFSYSQLLRALRAVAAQQQESATTQRAEREVSRMVVVMVGSFCICWVPYAAMAMYMVNNRAHGLDLRLVTVPAFFSKSSCVYNPIIYCFMNRQFRACIMETVCGRPMMDESDVSSSAQRTEVSSVSSSQVSPS from the exons ATGTCCGGGGAGGAGGATTTCTACCTCTTCGCGAACGTCTCCTCGGTGGGGCCCTGGGACGGGCCCCAGTACCACATCGCCCCGGCCTGGGCCTTCCACTTCCAGACGGCCTTCATGGGGCTGGTGTTCCTCGCCGGCGCGCCCCTCAACGCCCTAGTGCTGCTGCTCACGCTCAAGTACAAGCAGCTGCGGCAGCCGCTCAACTACATGCTGGTCAACATCTGCCTGGGGGGCTTCGTCTTCTGCTGCTGCTCCGTCTTCATGGTCTTCGTGGCCAGCTCCCAGGGCTACTTCGTCTTCGGGCGGCAGGCCTGCGCGCTGGAGGCCTTCCTGGGCTCGGTGGCAG GCCTGGTCACCGGCTGGTCCTTGGCCTTCCTGGCGGTCGAGCGGTACCTCGTGATCTGCAAACCCCTGGGGAGCTTCCGCTTCACCTCCCGGCACGCGCTCCTGGCCGTGGCGGCCACCTGGGCCATCGGCGTCGGCGTCTCCATCCCGCCCTACTTCGGCTGGAGCCG GTTCATCCCCGAGGGCCTGCAGTGCTCCTGCGGGCCGGACTGGTACACGGTGGGCACGAAGTACAGGAGCGAATCCTACGCCTGGTTCCTCTTCATCTCCTGCTTCATCGTCCCCCTCTCGCTCATCTGCTTCTCCTACTCCCAGCTGCTGCGCGCCCTGCGAGCC GTCGCGGCCCAGCAGCAGGAATCGGCCACCACGCAGAGGGCGGAGCGGGAGGTGTCCCgcatggtggtggtgatggtgggctCCTTTTGCATCTGCTGGGTGCCCTACGCCGCCATGGCCATGTACATGGTGAACAACCGCGCCCATGGGCTGGACCTGCGCCTGGTCACCGTCCCGGCCTTCTTCTCCAAGAGCTCCTGCGTCTACAACCCCATCATCTACTGCTTCATGAACAGGCAG TTCCGCGCCTGCATCATGGAGacggtgtgtgggaggcccatGATGGACGAGTCCGACGTGTCCAGCTCGGCCCAGAGAACCGAGGTCTCGTCCGTGTCCTCCAGCCAAGTCAGCCCCAgctga